The following proteins are encoded in a genomic region of Procambarus clarkii isolate CNS0578487 chromosome 23, FALCON_Pclarkii_2.0, whole genome shotgun sequence:
- the LOC123751297 gene encoding EPM2A-interacting protein 1-like, producing the protein MPILYRMSPPPAEKRCQSNEEDIREFKEYWTEKFDMIKKDDKALCIFCSDTVVCRTSSVKRHFENVHKNLSNKTEEEQRELISRELSKTKTQVETFMNYISGRPSSNLVAASFEVSKIIAQHGKPLCDGEYIKEAWLECAPFLFDNFSEKKKIIQRIKDLPVSRKTVKNRILKLERNTAEQFTKDLSSCKFFSICVDEFVFVGLAEAWF; encoded by the exons ATGCCGAT ATTGTACagaatgtcaccaccaccagctgagaaACGATGTCAGTCAAATGAAGAGGATATTAGAGAATTTAAGGAATACTGGACTGAAAAGTTTGACATGATTAAGAAggatgataaagctttatgcattTTCTGTTCTGACACAGTTGTTTGTAGAACTTCTTCTGTaaagagacattttgaaaatgttCATAAGAACTTAAGCAATAAAACTGAGGAGGAACAAAGAGAATTAATTTCTCGTGAACTGAgcaagacaaaaacacaagttgaAACTTTTATGAATTATATTTCAGGTAGGCCCAGTTCCAACTTAGTTGCTGCTAGTTTTGAAGTTTCAAAAATTATTGCCCAACACGGAAAACCTCTCTGTGATGGGGAGTATATTAAAGAAGCTTGGCTAGAATGTGCACCTTTTCTTTTTGACAACTTTTCAGAAAAGAAAAAGATTATTCAGCGCATTAAAGATTTGCCTGTGAGtaggaaaacagttaaaaatagGATACTTAAGTTGGAAAGAAATACAGCTGAACAATTTACAAAAGATTTGTCTTCATGCAAGTTTTTTTCtatttgtgttgatgaatttgtgTTCGTTGGCTTAGCAGAGGCTTGGTTCTGA